One Triticum dicoccoides isolate Atlit2015 ecotype Zavitan chromosome 4B, WEW_v2.0, whole genome shotgun sequence genomic window carries:
- the LOC119294891 gene encoding uncharacterized protein LOC119294891 translates to MDSGNTQTEGSQPPVPKNPAMTSCRKKKTDDDVTFLEDVKEHIDEFIHASMDEHKTCFKKTIQKMFGMSKVVAERSAAAKEAEVESALPLQTSVSQ, encoded by the exons ATGGATTCTGGTAATACGCAGACAGAAGGTTCTCAGCCACCTGTTCCTAAAAACCCTGCCATGACGTCGTGCCGGAAGAAGAAAACTGATGATGATGTCACCTTCCTTGAAGATGTGAAAGAACACATTGACGAGTTCATCCACGCGTCCATGGATGAGCACAAGACCTGCTTCAAGAAAACCATTCAGAAG ATGTTTGGGATGTCGAAGGTTGTTGCGGAGCGGTCCGCTGCAGCAAAGGAAGCTGAAGTCGAAAGCGCTTTGCCCCTTCAGACCAGTGTGTCCCAGTAG